A region from the Etheostoma spectabile isolate EspeVRDwgs_2016 chromosome 9, UIUC_Espe_1.0, whole genome shotgun sequence genome encodes:
- the LOC116695347 gene encoding L-amino-acid oxidase codes for MDPRWVKWKSLVASVLLLILYHSTTAAVSMNEILADCLEDKDYDELLQTVKNGLPHTHTSLHVAIVGAGVAGLTAAKLLQDAGHQVTILESSGRVGGRVETYRNEEGWYAELGAMRIPSTHQIVHWFAEKLNVKLNVFTMYDPNTFYLVNGLLKKAYTVQNDPDVLKYNVWPSEKGKSADKLLQKALQKVKDYVQTYDCKAALMKYDHYSVKEYLKEEGNLSSEAIRMIGDLLNEESLMHTALTEMIYDQSDINDNITYYEVTGGSDLLPKAFHNVLDVPILLNSKVKNISQSNKGVIVSYQTGQQSSLTDLSADIVLVTTTAKAALFIDFDPPLSIRKMEALRAVHYDSSTKIILTFSEKFWEKDGIHGGKSITDRPSRFIYYPSHSFPTNKTIGVLLASYTWSDESLLFLGASDEDLKELALRDLAKIHGERVKSLCTGVVVKRWSADPHSLGAFALFTPYQHLEHSKDLFRNEGRVHFAGEHTAFPHAWIETSMKSAIRAATNINKESATTQHHDEL; via the exons ATGGATCCACGTTGGGTGAAGTGGAAATCAC ttGTTGCCAGTGTACTGCTGCTCATATTGTACCACAGcaccactgctgctgtcagcaTGAATGAAATCCTGGCTGATTGTCTGGAGGATAAAGACTACGATGAACTGCTGCAGACTGTGAAGAACggcctcccacacacacatacatctctTCATGTTGCTATTGTCGGAGCTGGCGTGGCTGGACTGACGGCTGCCAAGCTACTGCAAGACGCAGGACACCAG GTAACCATACTAGAGTCTAGTGGTCGTGTTGGAGGACGGGTGGAGACCTACAGGAATGAAGAGGGCTGGTATGCTGAACTGGGAGCCATGAGGATCCCAAGTACTCACCA AATCGTCCACTGGTTTGCTGAAAAGCTGAATGTCAAGCTGAATGTTTTCACCATGTATGACCCCAACACCTTTTACTTGGTTAATGGGTTGCTGAAGAAAGCATACACAGTGCAAAATGACCCTGATGTTCTGAAGTACAACGTGTGGCCAAGTGAGAAAGGGAAGTCGGCCGATAAACTGCTACAAAAAGCCTTGCAGAAG GTGAAAGATTACGTGCAGACTTATGACTGCAAGGCTGCGCTGATGAAATATGACCACTACTCTGTGAAG GAGTATCTGAAAGAAGAAGGAAATCTGAGTTCAGAAGCAATACGGATGATTGGAGACCTTCTTAACGAAGAGAGCCTCATGCACACAGCACTGACGGAGATGATCTATGACCAGAGTGACATCAATGACAACATTAC gtATTATGAAGTGACTGGTGGATCAGACCTTCTCCCGAAAGCTTTTCATAATGTCCTGGATGTTCCTATTCTCCTCAACTCCAAGGTCAAGAACATCAGCCAGTCAAATAAAGGTGTGATTGTATCATATCAGACCGGACAGCAGTCCTCTCTGACGGACCTTTCCGCTGACATCGTTCTGGTAACAACCACAGCCAAAGCAGCCCTCTTCATTGACTTTGATCCGCCTCTCTCCATCAGAAAGATGGAGGCACTGAGAGCAGTCCACTATGACAGCTCCACTAAAATCATCCTCACCTTCAGCGAGAAGTTCTGGGAGAAGGACGGCATCCATGGAGGAAAGAGCATCACCGACCGGCCCTCTCGTTTCATCTACTACCCCAGCCACAGTTTTCCAACCAATAAGACCATCGGGGTCCTCCTGGCCTCCTACACCTGGTCCGACGAATCCCTCCTCTTCTTAGGTGCGAGCGATGAAGACCTGAAAGAGCTGGCTCTGAGAGATTTGGCAAAGATCCACGGTGAGAGGGTCAAATCTCTCTGCACAGGGGTGGTGGTGAAGAGGTGGAGCGCGGATCCTCACAGCTTGGGCGCCTTCGCTCTCTTCACACCCTACCAACATTTGGAGCACTCTAAAGATCTCTTCAGAAATGAAGGCAGGGTGCACTTTGCAGGTGAACACACAGCCTTTCCTCACGCTTGGATCGAGACATCTATGAAATCTGCCATCAGGGCTGCTACCAACATTAACAAAGAGTCAGCTACAACTCAACACCATGACGAGCTCTAG
- the LOC116695346 gene encoding L-amino-acid oxidase isoform X1 translates to MDPRWVKWKSFAASVLLLTLYHSTTTAAVSMKEHLADCLEDKDYDDLLQTVKNGLPPTNTSRHVAIVGAGVAGLTAAKLLQDAGHKVTILESSGRVGGRVETYRNEEEGWYAELGAMRIPSSHHIVRWFANELGVKLNPFFMNDDNTFYLIHGLRKRTYAVKANPDILKYELPKSERGRSADQLLQQALQKVKDEVKTDGCKAALQKYDHYSVKEYLKEEGKLSPEAVVMIGDLLNEQSLMHLALTEMLYIQSDVSDSTSYDEVTGGTDLLTKAFLTVLDVPIHLNSKVKRISQSHKGVIVSYQTGQQSSLTNLSADIVLVTTTAKAALFIDFDPPLSIRKMEALRAVHYESSTKIILTFRKKFWENDGIQGGKSITDQPCRFIYYPSHSFPTNKTIGVLLASYTWSDDSLFFLGASDEDLKELALRDLAKIHGEYVKSLCTGVVVKRWSTDPHSLGAFALFTPYQQLEYSKELFRNEGRVHFAGEHTAFPHAWIETSMKSAIRAATNINKDSAITRHHDEL, encoded by the exons ATGGATCCACGTTGGGTGAAGTGGAAATCAT ttGCTGCCAGTGTACTGCTGCTCACATTGTACCACAGCACcaccactgctgctgtcagcaTGAAGGAACACCTGGCTGACTGTCTGGAGGACAAAGACTACGATGATCTGCTGCAGACTGTGAAGAACGGCCTTCCACCCACAAATACATCTCGTCATGTTGCTATTGTGGGAGCTGGTGTGGCTGGACTGACGGCTGCCAAGCTACTGCAAGACGCAGGACACAAG GTAACCATATTGGAGTCGAGTGGTCGTGTTGGTGGACGGGTGGAGACCTACAGGAATGAGGAAGAGGGCTGGTATGCTGAACTGGGAGCTATGAGGATCCCAAGTTCTCACCA CATCGTCCGTTGGTTCGCTAATGAACTGGGAGTCAAGCTGAATCCATTTTTCATGAATGACGACAACACATTTTACCTGATCCATGGGTTGCGGAAAAGGACGTACGCAGTCAAAGCAAATCCTGACATCCTAAAGTATGAACTGCCAAAAAGTGAGAGGGGGAGGTCAGCTGACCAACTGTTACAGCAAGCTCTGCAGAAG gtgAAAGATGAAGTGAAGACCGATGGCTGCAAAGCTGCACTACAGAAGTACGACCACTACTCTGTGAAG GAGTATCTGAAAGAAGAAGGCAAACTGAGTCCAGAAGCAGTTGTGATGATCGGAGACTTACTCAATGAACAGAGCCTCATGCACCTGGCGCTGACTGAGATGCTCTATATCCAGAGTGATGTCAGCGACAGCACCTC GTACGATGAAGTGACTGGTGGGACAGATCTCCTAACCAAAGCTTTTCTCACTGTCCTTGATGTCCCCATCCACCTCAACTCTAAAGTCAAACGTATCAGCCAATCACATAAAGGTGTGATTGTATCATATCAGACAGGACAGCAGTCATCTCTGACAAACCTTTCCGCTGACATCGTTCTGGTAACAACCACAGCCAAAGCAGCCCTCTTCATTGACTTTGATCCACCTCTCTCCATCAGAAAGATGGAGGCACTGAGGGCAGTCCACTATGAAAGCTCCACTAAAATCATCCTCACCTTCCGTAAGAAGTTCTGGGAGAATGATGGCATCCAAGGAGGAAAGAGCATCACCGACCAGCCCTGTCGTTTCATCTACTACCCCAGCCACAGTTTCCCAACCAATAAGACCATCGGGGTCCTCCTGGCCTCCTACACCTGGTCTGATGACTCCCTCTTCTTCTTAGGGGCGAGTGATGAAGACCTGAAAGAGCTGGCTCTGAGAGATTTGGCAAAGATCCATGGCGAGTACGTTAAATCTCTCTGCACTGGGGTGGTGGTGAAGAGGTGGAGCACGGATCCTCACAGCTTGGGCGCCTTCGCTCTCTTCACACCCTACCAACAGTTAGAGTACTCTAAAGAGCTTTTCAGAAATGAAGGCAGGGTGCACTTTGCTGGTGAACACACCGCTTTTCCTCACGCTTGGATCGAGACATCTATGAAATCTGCCATCAGGGCTGCTACCAACATTAACAAAGACTCAGCTATAACTCGACACCATGACGAGCTCTAG
- the LOC116695346 gene encoding L-amino-acid oxidase isoform X2: MKEHLADCLEDKDYDDLLQTVKNGLPPTNTSRHVAIVGAGVAGLTAAKLLQDAGHKVTILESSGRVGGRVETYRNEEEGWYAELGAMRIPSSHHIVRWFANELGVKLNPFFMNDDNTFYLIHGLRKRTYAVKANPDILKYELPKSERGRSADQLLQQALQKVKDEVKTDGCKAALQKYDHYSVKEYLKEEGKLSPEAVVMIGDLLNEQSLMHLALTEMLYIQSDVSDSTSYDEVTGGTDLLTKAFLTVLDVPIHLNSKVKRISQSHKGVIVSYQTGQQSSLTNLSADIVLVTTTAKAALFIDFDPPLSIRKMEALRAVHYESSTKIILTFRKKFWENDGIQGGKSITDQPCRFIYYPSHSFPTNKTIGVLLASYTWSDDSLFFLGASDEDLKELALRDLAKIHGEYVKSLCTGVVVKRWSTDPHSLGAFALFTPYQQLEYSKELFRNEGRVHFAGEHTAFPHAWIETSMKSAIRAATNINKDSAITRHHDEL, translated from the exons aTGAAGGAACACCTGGCTGACTGTCTGGAGGACAAAGACTACGATGATCTGCTGCAGACTGTGAAGAACGGCCTTCCACCCACAAATACATCTCGTCATGTTGCTATTGTGGGAGCTGGTGTGGCTGGACTGACGGCTGCCAAGCTACTGCAAGACGCAGGACACAAG GTAACCATATTGGAGTCGAGTGGTCGTGTTGGTGGACGGGTGGAGACCTACAGGAATGAGGAAGAGGGCTGGTATGCTGAACTGGGAGCTATGAGGATCCCAAGTTCTCACCA CATCGTCCGTTGGTTCGCTAATGAACTGGGAGTCAAGCTGAATCCATTTTTCATGAATGACGACAACACATTTTACCTGATCCATGGGTTGCGGAAAAGGACGTACGCAGTCAAAGCAAATCCTGACATCCTAAAGTATGAACTGCCAAAAAGTGAGAGGGGGAGGTCAGCTGACCAACTGTTACAGCAAGCTCTGCAGAAG gtgAAAGATGAAGTGAAGACCGATGGCTGCAAAGCTGCACTACAGAAGTACGACCACTACTCTGTGAAG GAGTATCTGAAAGAAGAAGGCAAACTGAGTCCAGAAGCAGTTGTGATGATCGGAGACTTACTCAATGAACAGAGCCTCATGCACCTGGCGCTGACTGAGATGCTCTATATCCAGAGTGATGTCAGCGACAGCACCTC GTACGATGAAGTGACTGGTGGGACAGATCTCCTAACCAAAGCTTTTCTCACTGTCCTTGATGTCCCCATCCACCTCAACTCTAAAGTCAAACGTATCAGCCAATCACATAAAGGTGTGATTGTATCATATCAGACAGGACAGCAGTCATCTCTGACAAACCTTTCCGCTGACATCGTTCTGGTAACAACCACAGCCAAAGCAGCCCTCTTCATTGACTTTGATCCACCTCTCTCCATCAGAAAGATGGAGGCACTGAGGGCAGTCCACTATGAAAGCTCCACTAAAATCATCCTCACCTTCCGTAAGAAGTTCTGGGAGAATGATGGCATCCAAGGAGGAAAGAGCATCACCGACCAGCCCTGTCGTTTCATCTACTACCCCAGCCACAGTTTCCCAACCAATAAGACCATCGGGGTCCTCCTGGCCTCCTACACCTGGTCTGATGACTCCCTCTTCTTCTTAGGGGCGAGTGATGAAGACCTGAAAGAGCTGGCTCTGAGAGATTTGGCAAAGATCCATGGCGAGTACGTTAAATCTCTCTGCACTGGGGTGGTGGTGAAGAGGTGGAGCACGGATCCTCACAGCTTGGGCGCCTTCGCTCTCTTCACACCCTACCAACAGTTAGAGTACTCTAAAGAGCTTTTCAGAAATGAAGGCAGGGTGCACTTTGCTGGTGAACACACCGCTTTTCCTCACGCTTGGATCGAGACATCTATGAAATCTGCCATCAGGGCTGCTACCAACATTAACAAAGACTCAGCTATAACTCGACACCATGACGAGCTCTAG